A single Populus alba chromosome 7, ASM523922v2, whole genome shotgun sequence DNA region contains:
- the LOC118035032 gene encoding uncharacterized protein, giving the protein MSVFDYTAEFSRLLERNNLNETEGQRVARYMNGLKPSLRDKIGLQVVWTVEEAHNLALKAELMERRGGASGFRRNNPESLFNTRDKGGSNSQATQGNRNISRNPNQNTNMNLNPNPYARPAPGVCYRCRKPGHLSNTCPDRRRLVNWIEGEGGDPEATGEDAGEDDCYEGVEFAEEDGKRINCVVQRVLYTPRQEDAGQWNNIFRSYCTVSQKNFVARGLVEHLKLPTEKHPTPYTIGWIKKGPTVKVTEICRVPISIGKIYKDDVVCDVIDMDASHVLLGRPWQYDVDNTYLFTWGSHKIAMAPYKRKALSGSAPEVEKQSFLTVSNSEMEFVADIKSVQELYALVVKALVVEEEVGASVTIPDRLKPLINQFRDITSEELPNNLPPLRDVQHHIDLIPGASLPNLSHYRMSPKENEVLREKIEELLQKGFIRESMSPCAVPALLTPKKDGSWRMCVDSRAIKKITVNGYHQIRVRPGDEWKTAFKSKDGLYEWLVMPFGLSNAPSTFMRVMNQVLRPFVGKFVVVYFDDILIYSKTADEHVEQLRDVLAVLQENQLFLNLKKCSFMIESLLFLGYVVSLEGIHVDEEKVRAIREWPVPKTVGEVRNFHGLATFYRRFIRNFSTVMAPITECMKKGKF; this is encoded by the exons ATGTCCGTATTTGACTACACTGCAGAGTTCTCTAGGCTCCTGGAGCGCAACAACCTTAATGAGACAGAGGGGCAGCGTGTAGCCAGGTATATGAATGGATTGAAACCGTCATTGCGAGATAAAATTGGGTTACAGGTGGTTTGGACTGTGGAGGAAGCTCATAATCTGGCATTGAAGGCTGAACTGATGGAGCGAAGAGGAGGAGCCTCAGGGTTTCGCCGAAACAATCCAGAATCTTTGTTTAACACCAGAGACAAGGGTGGCAGCAACAGCCAAGCAACCCAAGGCAACAGGAACATATCCAGAAATCCAAACCAGAACACCAACATGAACTTGAATCCTAACCCTTACGCCAGACCTGCACCTGGAGTTTGTTATCGCTGTCGAAAACCTGGACACCTTTCAAACACCTGTCCAGATCGTCGCAGACTTGTCAACTGGATCGAAGGAGAAGGAGGGGATCCGGAGGCTACTGGAGAGGATGCAGGGGAGGATGACTGTTATGAGGGGGTAGAGTTCGCTGAGGAGGATGGAAAACGAATCAATTGTGTAGTGCAGCGAGTATTATACACTCCGAGGCAAGAGGACGCCGGGCAGTGGAATAACATCTTTCGCTCATACTGCACCGTGAGCCAGAAG AACTTTGTTGCAAGGGGACTAGTTGAGCACCTAAAGCTGCCAACCGAGAAGCACCCAACTCCATACACTATCGGTTGGATCAAGAAAGGACCCACGGTGAAGGTAACTGAAATCTGTCGCGTTCCTATTTCCATTGGGAAAATATACAAAGATGATGTAGTTTGCGATGTGATCGATATGGATGCTAGTCATGTGTTGTTGGGTCGGCCGTGGCAGTATGATGTTGATAATACTTACTTGTTCACGTGGGGGTCCCATAAAATTGCTATGGCTCCTTACAAAAGGAAGGCACTATCCGGGAGTGCTCCTGAAGTGGAGAAGCAGTCGTTTTTGACAGTGTCCAATTCGGAAATGGAGTTTGTGGCAGACATCAAGAGTGTGCAAGAGCTCTATGCGCTTGTAGTGAAGGCCCTCGTGGTGGAAGAGGAGGTTGGGGCTTCGGTGACAATTCCTGACAGGCTGAAACCACTGATAAATCAGTTCAGGGATATCACTTCAGAAGAATTACCGAATAATCTACCGCCCTTGAGAGATGTCCAGCACCATATAGACCTCATACCGGGGGCCAGCTTGCCAAATCTGTCTCATTATCGGATGAGTCCGAAAGAGAATGAGGTATTGAGGGAGAAAATTGAAGAGTTGTTGCAGAAGGGTTTTATCCGCGAAAGCATGAGTCCATGCGCGGTTCCTGCATTGTTAACACCAAAGAAAGATGGGAGTTGGCGTATGTGTGTGGACAGCCGAGCTATCAAAAAGATAACCGTCAA TGGATATCACCAGATTCGGGTCAGACCAGGGGACGAGTGGAAGACAGCCTTCAAAAGCAAAGATGGGTTATATGAGTGGCTGgttatgccgtttgggttatcaAACGCGCCCAGCACTTTTATGCGCGTGATGAATCAGGTATTGAGGCCTTTCGTGGGGAAATTTGTTGTCGTTTATTTCGACGATATCCTCATCTATAGTAAGACCGCGGATGAGCATGTGGAGCAGTTACGGGATGTGTTGGCAGTGCTACAAGAGAACCAACTATTCCTTAATCTGAAAAAGTGCAGTTTTATGATAGAAAGCTTGTTGTTTCTGGGTTATGTTGTCAGTTTAGAAGGGATCCATGTAGATGAAGAGAAGGTCCGCGCAATTAGAGAATGGCCTGTACCTAAGACCGTTGGTGAAGTTCGGAACTTCCACGGATTAGCCACTTTCTACCGCCGATTTATTCGGAATTTCAGTACTGTCATGGCACCGATAACCGAGTGCATGAAGAAAGGCAAATTTTAG